The Syngnathus acus chromosome 3, fSynAcu1.2, whole genome shotgun sequence genome includes a window with the following:
- the irf8 gene encoding interferon regulatory factor 8 yields MGSNHSLPSDSSTTSHCDTNAMSNPGGRRLKQWLIEQIQSGQYSGLMWEDGSRIMFRIPWKHAGKQDYNQEIDASIFKAWAVFKGKFKEGDKAEPATWKTRLRCALNKSPDFEEATERSQLDISEPYKVYRIVPEDEQKHGRSSVMAVAASNSSGDMTDMDCSPPDIEGLIKEEEGCRMQASPEYWPQTSASAFSLHHDPLPTGTLSSAFSQMMVLFYYGGKLMDNTLVNHPEGCRLSPAQHHPGRGTPYSSDSMQRVYFPPAELIEFERQRQVTHKLLGHLERGLLLRANQEGIFIKRLCQSRVFWSGLADVGLHYSPVPCKLERDAVVKIFDTGKFLHALQLHQEGQIPAPDPTVTLCFGEELHDLSTAKNRLIIVQITMVKCQQLLEAVNLRRSQPFCTNMEQYDDISAEQMANIYQDLCSYSGPQRSACYRENMPITA; encoded by the exons ATGGGGAGCAATCATTCATTACCATCTGACAGCTCAACAACTTCTCATT GTGACACAAACGCGATGTCGAATCCTGGAGGTCGTAGGCTGAAGCAGTGGCTTATTGAGCAGATCCAGAGTGGACAATACTCTGGGCTCATGTGGGAAGATGGAAGCCGAATCATGTTCCGAATTCCGTGGAAACACGCAGGGAAACAGGATTACAACCAAGAAATAGACGCATCTATTTTTAAG GCATGGGCTGTGTTTAAAGGCAAATTCAAGGAAGGCGACAAGGCAGAACCTGCAACTTGGAAGACCAGACTGCGCTGTGCGCTTAATAAAAGCCCTGACTTTGAAGAGGCGACAGAAAGATCTCAGCTGGACATCTCGGAGCCTTATAAAGTCTACCGAATCGTACCAGAAGATGAGCAGAAAC atggaaggagcTCAGTGATGGCGGTAGCTGCTTCCAACAGCTCTGGCGACATGACCGACATGGACTGCAGCCCTCCTGACATCGAGGGCCTCATCAAAGAG GAAGAAGGCTGCAGGATGCAGGCCAGTCCAGAGTATTGGCCGCAGACTAGTGCTAGTG CCTTTTCACTGCATCACGACCCCTTACCGACTGGCACGCTCAGCTCAG CTTTCTCTCAAATGATGGTCTTATTCTACTATGGAGGAAAGCTGATGGACAACACACTGGTGAATCACCCCGAGGGCTGTCGCCTCTCCCCGGCCCAGCATCACCCGGGTCGCGGCACCCCATACAGCTCCGACAGCATGCAGAGAGTTTACTTCCCCCCGGCTGAACTCATCGAGTTTGAACGGCAACGGCAAGTCACCCACAAGTTGCTGGGCCACTTGGAGCGAGGGCTCCTGCTGCGGGCCAATCAGGAGGGTATATTCATCAAGAGGCTATGCCAGAGCAGAGTCTTCTGGAGTGGACTGGCCGATGTGGGCTTGCATTATAGCCCCGTGCCTTGTAAGCTGGAGAGGGATGCAGTGGTGAAGATTTTTGATACTGGCAAGTTCCTTCACG CTCTGCAGCTGCACCAGGAAGGTCAGATTCCAGCTCCCGATCCAACTGTGACTTTGTGTTTCGGAGAGGAGCTTCATGATCTCAGCACTGCCAAGAATAGGCTGATAATTGTGCAg ATCACGATGGTGAAGTGTCAGCAACTGCTAGAGGCGGTGAATTTACGCCGCTCGCAGCCGTTTTGCACCAACATGGAGCAGTACGACGACATCtcagcagagcagatggcCAACATCTATCAGGACTTGTGCAGCTACAGTGGACCTCAGAGGTCCGCCTGCTACAGGGAGAATATGCCCATCACTGCCTGA